One Oncorhynchus kisutch isolate 150728-3 linkage group LG11, Okis_V2, whole genome shotgun sequence genomic region harbors:
- the LOC109900171 gene encoding myelin-associated glycoprotein-like produces MPEKLDVLSGSCVQIPCAFDVPQDCSTFNSTVITSGVWIKESPYFGGRLNIVIFNSSKTYNTYQGKITGNMSWKNCTTVFFNVTSSYTNSYFFRIESRPFSATDPEKSVLIVVRDLPLRPMITVSGEMKEERPVSLNCSAAAPCPKHSPKLTWTLTPENQLQENSDQTKSVLSTVTFTASHLHHEKNITCTAVYPVGTSNKTAEHTMTLNVLFSPKNTSASLSPADPVSVGSCVNLTCSSTANPPVTNFTWFQICGGKPTQVASGQTYTINVTVGDGGMYYCEARNDHGIEKSMKVLLAIEVGMVYTNQAMTGEEPEEPAEDQPEEIHYGEIDFSKLQPKETPAVALDREQGQESEYAEVSVTGRGAQEPPVKTTSGSVSVPRDG; encoded by the exons ATGCCAGAGAAATTGGATGTACTGAGTGGCTCCTGTGTTCAAATCCCTTGTGCATTTGATGTTCCTCAAGATTGCTCTACATTTAACAGCACAGTAATTACCTCCGGAGTGTGGATTAAAGAATCACCGTACTTTGGTGGCAGGCTGAACattgtgatatttaacagtagtaaGACATACAACACCTATCAAGGGAAGATAACTGGAAACATGTCCTGGAAGAACTGCACCACAGTCTTCTTCAATGTAACCTCTAGTTACACTAACAGCTACTTCTTCAGAATTGAGAGTAGACCATTCAGCGCAACAGACCCTGAGAAGTCTGTTCTTATAGTTGTCAGAG ATTTGCCTCTCAGACCCATGATTACTGTCTCAGGTGAGATGAAGGAAGAGAGGCCTGTCAGTTTGAACTGCTCTGCTGCAGCTCCCTGTCCCAAACACTCTCCTAAACTGACATGGACTC TTACACCTGAGAACCAACTGCAAGAGAATTCAGATCAAACCAAATCTGTTCTCTCCACGGTGACATTCACTGCTTCACACCTTCATCATGAGAAGAACATCACTTGTACTGCAGTCTACCCAGTAGGAACAAGCAACAAGACAGCTGAACATACCATGACGCTTAACGTTTTAT tctctcctaaAAACACCTCAGCCTCCCTCAGTCCAGCTGATCCAGTATCAGTGGGCAGTTGTGTGAATCTGACCTGCAGCAGCACAGCCAACCCTCCTGTGACAAACTTCACCTGGTTCCAGATTTGTGGGGGTAAACCAACACAGGTAGCATCTGGACAGACCTACACCATCAATGTGACTGTTGGTGATGGAGGGATGTACTACTGTGAAGCAAGAAATGATCACGGCATTGAGAAGTCAATGAAAGTGCTTCTAGCTATTGAAG TTGGGATGGTGTATACTAATCAGGCCATGACCGGAGAAGAACCAGAGGAACCAGCAGAAGACCAGCCTGAGGAGATCCACTACGGTGAGATAGACTTCTCCAAACTTCAGCCCAAAGAGACACCAGCTGTAGCCCTGGacagggaacaggggcaggagaGTGAATACGCTGAAGTCAGTGTGACCGGGAGAGGGGCCCAGGAACCTCCAGTTAAAACTACTTCAGGATCGGTGTCcgttccacgggacggttga